A genomic segment from Gracilinanus agilis isolate LMUSP501 chromosome 1, AgileGrace, whole genome shotgun sequence encodes:
- the GHRL gene encoding appetite-regulating hormone: MFPKVAICSLLLLSVLWMDVASAGSSFLSPEHPKTQRKETKKPSVKFQPRGVEEPLGQPEGVDKGLEIQFNAPFDIGIKVAEAQYQQYGHALEKVLQEILLEENQGPTGEK; encoded by the exons ATGTTCCCCAAGGTGGCCATCTGCAGCCTGCTTCTCCTCAGTGTGCTCTGGATGGATGTGGCCTCGGCAGGCTCCAGCTTCCTAAGCCCTGAGCACCCAAAGACCCAG CGGAAGGAAACCAAAAAGCCATCTGTCAAATTTCAACCCCGTGGTGTGGAAGAACCTTTGGGCCAGCCTGAAGGAGTAGATAAGGGTCTGGAAATCCAG TTCAACGCTCCCTTTGACATTGGGATTAAAGTGGCTGAGGCTCAGTATCAGCAATATGGTCATGCCCTGGAAAAGGTGCTACAGGAGATCCTTTTGGAAGAGAACCAAG gaccTACAGGGGAAAAATGA